The Coprothermobacter sp. genome has a segment encoding these proteins:
- a CDS encoding tRNA 2-thiouridine(34) synthase MnmA, with protein MSVVVGMSGGVDSAVSALLLKELGEDVIGVTLHFSQHSACCDISSTRRAKAQCEHLGIAWHNVDVRDAFDCQVVQPFWQAIAGGATPNPCVFCNERVKWQGLLDVADELHADLIASGHYAGIIHSGDGDQICRGMDRAKDQSYFLYRLSAEQRRRVMFPLAGRVKREVVALASRWFNPDLLASRESQDLCFVEGPVGVEARRRLPCVPGDVVLTNGTVIGKHQGLASYTVGQRSGLGISAASRLYVVEKRHVTNQLVVGLRSACMRDVFEAIDLKWHHLPTGKSRHFSADVVTRYRSKPVKGSIDRVSEDRVSIHLADSLFAVTPGQAVVFYDDRCILGGGTIV; from the coding sequence ATGAGCGTTGTGGTCGGAATGAGCGGAGGGGTGGACTCTGCCGTCTCTGCACTGCTCCTGAAAGAGCTTGGTGAAGATGTCATCGGGGTCACTCTGCACTTCTCTCAGCACAGTGCCTGCTGCGACATCAGTTCCACGCGACGGGCGAAGGCCCAGTGCGAGCATCTTGGCATTGCATGGCACAATGTGGACGTAAGAGATGCCTTCGACTGCCAGGTCGTACAACCGTTCTGGCAGGCCATAGCCGGAGGGGCAACCCCAAATCCTTGTGTGTTCTGCAACGAGCGCGTCAAGTGGCAAGGACTGCTTGATGTAGCCGACGAGCTGCATGCCGACCTTATCGCGAGCGGTCACTATGCGGGAATCATCCACAGCGGTGATGGGGATCAGATCTGCCGCGGCATGGACCGGGCGAAGGACCAGTCGTACTTCCTGTACCGGCTTTCGGCAGAGCAGCGTCGCAGAGTCATGTTCCCTCTCGCAGGTCGCGTCAAGAGGGAGGTGGTAGCGCTGGCCTCGCGATGGTTCAACCCGGATCTTCTGGCAAGTCGCGAGAGTCAGGACTTGTGCTTTGTAGAAGGGCCAGTTGGCGTAGAGGCCCGCCGTCGCTTGCCGTGTGTGCCCGGAGACGTTGTCCTGACGAATGGAACCGTTATCGGGAAGCACCAGGGGTTGGCGTCCTATACGGTCGGCCAGCGATCAGGCCTTGGTATCAGTGCTGCATCACGGCTCTATGTCGTGGAGAAGCGGCACGTCACGAACCAGCTGGTCGTCGGGCTGCGGAGTGCGTGCATGAGAGATGTGTTTGAAGCTATCGATCTGAAATGGCACCACCTTCCCACCGGCAAATCGCGGCACTTCAGCGCAGATGTCGTGACACGATACAGGTCAAAGCCCGTCAAAGGCAGTATCGACCGAGTTTCTGAGGATAGAGTCTCCATTCATCTGGCTGATTCGCTATTTGCTGTCACTCCGGGACAAGCGGTTGTCTTCTACGACGACCGATGCATACTTGGAGGCGGAACGATAGTCTAG
- the mraZ gene encoding division/cell wall cluster transcriptional repressor MraZ — translation MHTWRRNDSLERVLGVFPRIVVKSGKLWYTYAMNKENCFIGEYRYSVDDKGRTMFPAHYRCDAGSPYVLTKGMDRCLYLFDDRVWTSIIERFYGDLIPVSSDNRAFVRILFSGAATVELDKIGRISIPQHLREYASLDKEVVFAGALTHLEIWDVHIWDTYRSKAEKVFEQNIGALQAR, via the coding sequence ATGCATACTTGGAGGCGGAACGATAGTCTAGAACGTGTTCTTGGCGTCTTTCCACGAATTGTGGTAAAAAGTGGGAAATTGTGGTATACTTACGCCATGAACAAGGAGAACTGTTTCATCGGTGAGTACCGCTACTCCGTGGACGACAAGGGGCGAACGATGTTCCCCGCCCACTACCGATGTGACGCCGGCTCTCCCTACGTTCTCACCAAGGGCATGGATCGATGCCTTTACCTGTTTGATGACAGAGTGTGGACCTCTATCATCGAGCGGTTCTATGGTGACCTCATCCCTGTCTCATCCGACAATCGGGCCTTCGTCCGCATTCTTTTCAGCGGAGCTGCAACGGTTGAACTCGACAAGATTGGTCGCATTTCGATACCTCAACATTTGCGTGAGTATGCTTCACTTGACAAAGAGGTCGTATTCGCCGGTGCCTTGACGCACCTGGAGATTTGGGACGTTCATATCTGGGATACCTATCGGTCTAAAGCGGAGAAGGTTTTCGAACAAAATATCGGAGCTTTGCAAGCCAGATGA